The following proteins are co-located in the Desertifilum tharense IPPAS B-1220 genome:
- a CDS encoding serine hydrolase, which translates to MIDDYLQTIMAQHHIPGLSVAAIQEGETVLIKGYGLANVEHAVSATEHTVYEIASIGKTFSAIATLMLVEEGMISLSDRIIDYLDDPPEAWQPVTLKHILTHQSGIPSYTDAPNYWELTRLELSKAEVLGLVSDLPLKFPPGQESAYDNTGYYLLGLMLEKVMGKTYGEVLRDRIFAPLGMNATQMNNPAHIVPHRASGYQWRNNQLHNKPYYSPSVTYSAGGQLSSVADMVKWEKALYNQTLLQPATLEQMWMPYPSVRGNEWEDRRYALGLGWFILNYGDRRVVGHNGSILGFASNITRFIDDRISVIVLCNLDRIARPDAIAKTIAGYYCPSLAELPLQPPQET; encoded by the coding sequence GTGATTGACGACTATCTCCAAACTATCATGGCGCAACATCACATTCCTGGTCTTTCGGTTGCGGCGATCCAAGAAGGGGAAACTGTTTTAATCAAAGGCTACGGTTTAGCAAATGTCGAACACGCCGTTAGCGCCACTGAACATACAGTTTACGAAATTGCTTCCATTGGGAAAACTTTTAGCGCGATCGCAACTCTGATGTTAGTTGAAGAAGGCATGATTTCACTCAGCGATCGCATTATTGATTATCTCGACGATCCGCCAGAAGCATGGCAGCCTGTCACCTTAAAACATATTCTGACACATCAGTCTGGCATTCCCAGTTATACCGATGCACCCAATTATTGGGAACTGACGCGCTTAGAACTCTCCAAAGCTGAAGTTTTAGGCTTAGTCTCAGACTTACCCCTGAAGTTTCCACCCGGTCAAGAGAGTGCCTATGACAATACAGGATACTACTTGCTGGGATTAATGTTAGAGAAAGTGATGGGTAAAACCTATGGGGAAGTGTTGCGCGATCGCATTTTTGCCCCTTTAGGGATGAACGCAACCCAGATGAACAATCCTGCCCATATTGTCCCCCATCGCGCCTCTGGCTACCAGTGGCGGAACAACCAACTCCATAACAAACCTTACTATAGTCCGTCTGTAACCTACTCCGCCGGGGGTCAACTTTCCAGCGTTGCGGATATGGTGAAGTGGGAAAAAGCCTTATATAACCAAACCTTACTCCAGCCTGCAACCTTAGAGCAAATGTGGATGCCCTATCCTTCTGTACGGGGCAATGAATGGGAAGATCGTAGATATGCCTTGGGCTTAGGTTGGTTTATCCTAAATTATGGCGATCGCCGCGTGGTGGGTCATAATGGTTCAATTCTCGGTTTCGCCAGTAATATCACCCGCTTCATCGACGATCGGATTAGCGTCATTGTACTGTGCAATCTCGATCGAATT